One Bombus pascuorum chromosome 4, iyBomPasc1.1, whole genome shotgun sequence DNA segment encodes these proteins:
- the LOC132906216 gene encoding large ribosomal subunit protein uL18m → MLRISTNTLIKRQIHGNAEIVKNCKEIRNRNPRNLERLRIARKPIGYALDKHECGYWHKLVVRTSQRHVTAEICHFENGPIITISSKDWGLKKQLYSTNDYIAYKFVGRMLAQRCLESGISEIYLNKTSLVIGKKVQSLIDTLLESGICLQEPEEYKHPRPGTMNYPEKPWETYE, encoded by the exons atgcttCGAATATCTACCAATACCTTAATTAAAAGACAAATACATGGAAATGcagaaatagtaaaaaattgtaagGAAATCAGAAATCGCAATCCACGAAATTTAGAACGTTTAAGAATCGCAAGGAAACCTATAGGATATGCTCTTGATAAACATGAATGTGGATATTGGCATAA GTTGGTTGTACGTACCTCTCAACGTCATGTTACAGCAGAAATATGTCATTTTGAAAATGGTCCAATTATCACAATATCAAGTAAAGATTGGGGATTGAAAAAACAATTATATAG caCAAATGATTATATAGCATATAAGTTTGTGGGACGTATGCTTGCACAACGTTGCTTAGAAAGTGGTatatctgaaatttatttgaataaaacttCTTTAGTTATTGGAAAGAAGGTACAATCACTAATCGATACACTGTTAGAAAGTGGAATTTGCTTACAAGAACCAGAAGAGTATAAACACCCAAGACCTGGGACCATGAATTATCCAGAGAAACCTTGGGAAACATATGAATAG
- the LOC132906213 gene encoding protein Wnt-5b-like isoform X2 — protein sequence MAVCSGLLIISRLLLIVVALTVPGTWINIGLQHFPQLETAQMIETYDVAASSICHGLKGLSQGQGKLCQLSVDHMPSVAKGAKFGIHECQHQFHDRRWNCSTVSDESVFGPMLRIASRETAFVHAITAAGVVYSISRSCRDGQLSSCGCSRSSRPRDLKRDWIWGGCGDNLEYGYKFTQAFVDVKERERSFKRGSREQGRSLMNLHNNEAGRRAVIKRSKVTCKCHGVSGSCSLITCWQQLASFREIGDFLLDKYDGATEVRVNRRGRLSMRDPRFSLPTANDLVYLDESPNYCLPNETLGSLGTHGRICNRTSSGMDGCNLLCCGRGYNTQKSTIRERCECKFHWCCFVECKTCVKSVDIHTCK from the exons ATGGCAGTTTGCAGCGGCTTACTCATTATTTCGCGATTACTTCTCATCGTCGTAGCATTGACTGTACCAGGAACATGGAT AAACATCGGCCTGCAACACTTTCCACAACTCGAAACTGCTCAGATGATAGAAACTTACGACGTCGCTGCATCGAGCATTTGTCATGGGCTAAAAGGGCTCTCGCAAGGCCAAGGGAAACTATGTCAGTTGTCCGTGGATCACATGCCAAGTGTTGCAAAGGGTGCAAAATTTGGAATTCACGAGTGCCAGCATCAATTTCACGACCGAAGATGGAATTGCTCCACTGTCTCTGATGAGTCAGTGTTTGGACCTATGCTTAGAATAG CAAGCAGAGAGACTGCGTTTGTCCATGCGATCACAGCTGCAGGAGTGGTATATTCGATTAGCCGATCTTGCAGAGATGGGCAATTATCCTCGTGTGGATGTTCTAGAAGCAGCAGACCCAGAGATCTAAAGCGAGACTGGATCTGGGGTGGCTGCGGAGACAATCTCGAATACGGTTACAA ATTTACACAAGCATTCGTTGATGTGAAAGAACGTGAGCGAAGTTTTAAAAGAGGCAGTAGAGAACAAGGCAGAAGCTTAATGAATCTTCATAATAACGAAGCCGGACGCAGg GCTGTTATAAAACGGTCCAAAGTAACATGCAAGTGTCACGGAGTTTCTGGAAGTTGCAGCTTAATTACTTGCTGGCAGCAACTTGCTTCCTTCCGAGAAATTG GTGATTTTCTCTTAGATAAATATGATGGAGCAACAGAAGTGAGAGTAAATAGACGTGGGCGTCTGTCTATGCGAGATCCAAGATTTTCGTTACCTACTGCGAATGATCTAGTTTATTTGGATGAATCTCCGAACTATTGTCTTCCTAATGAAACACTTGGATCGTTag gtACGCACGGAAGAATTTGCAACAGAACATCATCCGGTATGGATGGATGTAATCTTCTTTGCTGCGGTCGAGGATATAACACACAAAAATCAACCATTAGAGAACGATGCGAGTGCAAATTTCATTGGTGTTGTTTCGTTGAATGCAAAACTTGTGTTAAAAGCGTAGATATTCATacttgcaaataa
- the LOC132906212 gene encoding PHD finger protein 12 isoform X1 — protein sequence MGTVEYGFPMIGGLMPQIQALIAPPVSEDSKTAKNKKDKEEKKHPYFKRRGRGHNHDICDACRDGGELICCDKCPASYHLQCHYPAVDPADIPNGEWLCYACRCASKRNLLDTKGNEKNKKKSALEVLALAASLVNPREFELPKELQLPIMFPGSNKVDYVSGRRGKQQSGSNNVGKSHCLDNNLMVPLPARLCFECGRSCRKAPLIACDYCPLYFHQDCLDPPLTAFPIGRWMCPNHPNHFIDQNLLTSCRVTERIKLWDKYANQRIDQHAVKLDFLRKARAANPLFRTKIKLEGRTRVKVPCSVKFHYEHPPELDPVQFYHDAVIRPVIKNIKVQDVEDNDNKLPKVEKENTKVQKLEESMEVEKEIEENNEIKDESNQEDTSSIKYEENVEQENVTESSCNDDISTEYYSEKFGYDVKEGIQLLERPVLEALALQRLEQILDPDGENYNIINCQTRARAALFSLNHKPKPPTFMVHKTLTIGSGPNCDLVLSNYGNCSFTSSKHAIIFFDESTKRYELLNYSEYGTVVDNVLYSCNYTGVVEEIKEETDDKFQLITKEQDTTEAVKAIIREKVLTQKQIEKKRVLCKCNLTRSETKNKDHLEEGWEGSAIVAHGSTLAFGCLMFVFNTINAHLER from the exons ATGGGTACTGTAGAATATGGTTTTCCAATGATCGGTGGTTTAATGCCA CAAATTCAAGCTCTTATAGCACCACCTGTATCAGAAGATTCTAAAacagcaaaaaataaaaaggacaaagaagaaaaaaagcatCCGTATTTTAAAAGAAGAGGACGTGGCCACAATCATGATATCTGTGATGCTTGTCGAGATGGAGGAGAACTTATATGTTGTGACAAATGCCCTGCATCATATCATTTGCAATGCCA TTATCCAGCAGTGGATCCAGCAGATATTCCTAATGGAGAATGGTTGTGTTATGCTTGCCGATGTGCATCAAAAAGAAATCTGTTAGATACtaaaggaaatgaaaagaataaaaaaaaatctgcaTTAGAAGTATTAGCTCTGGCGGCATCTTTAGTTAATCCCAGAGAATTTGAATTGCCTAAAGAATTGCAATTACCAATTATGTTCCCTGGTAGTAATAAAGTAGATTATGTTTCAGGTAGAAGAGGAAAACAACAAAGTGGAAgtaataatg taGGGAAAAGTCACTGtttagataataatttaatggtACCTTTACCAGCACGTTTGTGCTTTGAGTGTGGTCGTAGTTGCAGAAAAGCACCATTAATTGCATGTGATTATTGTCcattatattttcatcaaGATTGTTTAGACCCACCACTCACTGCTTTTCCAATTGGAAGATGGATGTGTCCTAATCATCCAAATCATTTCATagatcaaaatttattaacctCATGTAGAGTGACAGAACGTATTAAACTTTGGGATAAATATGCCAATCAACGTATAGATCAACATGCagtaaaattagattttttacGTAAAGCGCGTGCTGCAAATCCACTCTTTCGAACAAAGATCAAATTAGAAGGTCGAACAAGAGTAAAGGTACCTTgttctgtaaaatttcattatgaaCACCCACCAGAATTAGATCctgtacaattttatcatgATGCTGTCATAAGACCagtgattaaaaatattaaagtgcAGGATGTGGAAGATAATGATAACAAACTCCCtaaagtagaaaaagaaaatacaaaagtgCAAAAATTGGAAGAATCAATGGAAGTAGAAAAGGAGATTGAagaaaacaatgaaataaagGATGAAAGTAATCAAGAAGATACAAGTAGCATTAAATATGAGGAAAATGTGGAACAAGAAAATGTAACTGAAAGTAGTTGTAATGATGACATTAGTACTGAATATTATTCAGAGAAGTTTGGTTATGATGTAAAAGAAGGTATACAGTTACTTGAAAGACCAGTTTTAGAAGCATTGGCATTACAACGATTAGAACAAATTTTAGATCCAGATggagaaaattataacataattaattGCCAAACAAGGGCTAGAGCGGcattgttttctttaaatcaCAAACCTAAACCACCAACTTTTATGGTTCATAAAACACTTACTATTGGAAGTGGACCAAATTGTGATTTAGTTTTATCTAATTATGGTAACTGTAGCTTTACATCTTCAAAACACGCTATTATTTTTTTCGACGAG AGTACCAAAcgttatgaattattaaactaTAGTGAATATGGAACAGTAGTTGATAATGTACTATATTCCTGTAACTATACAGGCGTCGTAgaagagataaaagaagaaactgatGATAAATTCCAATTAATAACTAAGGAACAAGATACAACAGAAGCAGTAAAGGCTATAATAAGAGAAAAGGTTCTGACTCAAAAACaaatagagaagaaaagagtatTATGTAAATGTAACTTGACAAGgtctgaaacaaaaaataaagatcactTAGAAGAAGGGTGGGAAGGAAGTGCTATTGTTGCTCACGGATCGACACTGGCATTTGGATGCCTaatgtttgtatttaatacGATAAATGCACATTTAGAACGATGA
- the LOC132905757 gene encoding replication protein A 32 kDa subunit-like yields the protein MWSSDLDSSINPRGGFLEGFNKTEGTRERKKQTIVPVMIGNLFSFSSTDEPKLWEIPVRMFMVVGLIRNVEETTTKISYDIEDETGTITALKWLEMDKKTSDTTMQINTYVRIVGFLREQTDKRHILILRMWPLQTLNELTNHILEVTYVTLKAEMMAKDVTTLEKEQDNKNDLNGEAAYYGMSEAQTLVYKIIHAQNDTESGIERDKIKEKVPNSLSGQVDEILDFLSSEGHIYTTSSDDYFKTT from the exons atgTGGTCATCAGATTTGGATAGCAGTATAAATCCTCGAGGTGGATTTTTGGAAGGTTTTAACAAAACAGAGGGAACAAGAGAGCGTAAAAAACAAACTATTGTTCCTGTTATgataggaaatttattttctttttcttccactgACGAACCGAAATTATGGGAGATCCCGGTTCGTATGTTTATGGTTGTTggattaatacgtaatgttgAAGAgacaacaacaaaaatatcatatgATATTGAAGATGAAACag gtACTATCACTGCGCTTAAGTGGTTAGAAATGGATAAAAAGACATCAGATACTACAatgcaaataaatacatatgttcGCATAGTTGGTTTTCTTAGAGAACAAACTGATAAGcgacatattttaattttacgaatgTGGCCACTACAAACCTTAAATGAATTAACAAATCATATTCTTGAAGTTACTTATGTTACGCTGAAAGCTGAAATGATGGCAAAAGATGTTACAACATTAGAGAAAGAACAAGACAATAAAAATGATCTAAATGGAGAAGCTGCTTATTATGGAATGTCAGAAGCACAAActttagtttataaaattattcatgcACAAAATGATACTGAATCTGGTATTGAAagagataaaattaaagaaaaagtacCAAACTCACTTTCAGGGCAAGTAGatgaaattttagattttttatcttctgaAGGCCATATATATACAACAAGTTCAGatgattattttaaaacaacttaa
- the LOC132906215 gene encoding GPN-loop GTPase 3, producing MRYAQLVMGPAGSGKSTYCSAMQQHAINERQVIEVVNLDPAAEYFVYDPLVDIRELIQLDDAMEDDELRFGPNGGLVFCMEYLIENSSWLEQKIGDVDDDYIIFDCPGQIELYTHMTVIRQLITMLENLNFRICGVFLIDSQFMIDGSKFLSGTMAALSVMINLELPHINILSKMDLLSKSAKKQLDKYLEPDPYSLLSDMEKDSWNEKYRNLTEAIGRLIEDYSLVRFYPLNIKNEESMADIKLTIDNIIQYGEDADVKIRDFDEPTNDDDKDISYDVNTLK from the exons ATGAGATACGCGCAACTTGTGATGGGACCAGCCGGTAGTGGGAAg TCCACTTATTGTTCTGCTATGCAACAACATGCAATCAACGAAAGACAAGTAATAGAAGTAGTAAATTTAGATCCAGCAgcagaatattttgtttatgacCCTTTAGTTGATATAAGAGAATTAATTCAGTTAGATGATGCTATGGAAGATGATGAATTACGATTTGGACCTAATGGCGGTCTTGTATTTTGTATGGA gtatttaatagaaaactCATCATGGTTAGAACAAAAAATTGGTGATGTGGATGATGACTATATCATCTTTGATTGTCCAGGACAAATAGAGTTATATACGCATATGACAGTTATTCGTCAATTAATAACAATGTTGGAAAATCTTAATTTTCGCATATGTGGAGTATTTCTAATAGATAGTCAATTCATGATTGATGGATCGAAGTTTTTGTCAGGTACAATGGCTGCACTTAGTGTGATgattaatttagaattaccACATATTAATATCCTTAGTAAAATGGATTTACTATCAAAAAGTGCAAAAAAGCAACTAGACAAATATTTAGAACCTGATCCATACAGTTTATTATCAGACATGGAGAAAGATTCttggaatgaaaaatacagaaaCCTCACTGAAGCAATAGGAAGGCTTATAGAGGACTACAGTTTGGTGCGTTTTTatccattaaatataaaaaacgaagaaagtatGGCAGATATTAAACTGACGATTGacaatattattcaatatgGAGAGGATGCTGATGTTAAGATTAGAGATTTTGATGAACCTACTAATGACGACGATAAAGATATAAGTTATGatgtaaatacattaaaatag
- the LOC132906213 gene encoding protein Wnt-5b-like isoform X1: MMEMIEDKRNRKMAVCSGLLIISRLLLIVVALTVPGTWINIGLQHFPQLETAQMIETYDVAASSICHGLKGLSQGQGKLCQLSVDHMPSVAKGAKFGIHECQHQFHDRRWNCSTVSDESVFGPMLRIASRETAFVHAITAAGVVYSISRSCRDGQLSSCGCSRSSRPRDLKRDWIWGGCGDNLEYGYKFTQAFVDVKERERSFKRGSREQGRSLMNLHNNEAGRRAVIKRSKVTCKCHGVSGSCSLITCWQQLASFREIGDFLLDKYDGATEVRVNRRGRLSMRDPRFSLPTANDLVYLDESPNYCLPNETLGSLGTHGRICNRTSSGMDGCNLLCCGRGYNTQKSTIRERCECKFHWCCFVECKTCVKSVDIHTCK; encoded by the exons GCAAGATGGCAGTTTGCAGCGGCTTACTCATTATTTCGCGATTACTTCTCATCGTCGTAGCATTGACTGTACCAGGAACATGGAT AAACATCGGCCTGCAACACTTTCCACAACTCGAAACTGCTCAGATGATAGAAACTTACGACGTCGCTGCATCGAGCATTTGTCATGGGCTAAAAGGGCTCTCGCAAGGCCAAGGGAAACTATGTCAGTTGTCCGTGGATCACATGCCAAGTGTTGCAAAGGGTGCAAAATTTGGAATTCACGAGTGCCAGCATCAATTTCACGACCGAAGATGGAATTGCTCCACTGTCTCTGATGAGTCAGTGTTTGGACCTATGCTTAGAATAG CAAGCAGAGAGACTGCGTTTGTCCATGCGATCACAGCTGCAGGAGTGGTATATTCGATTAGCCGATCTTGCAGAGATGGGCAATTATCCTCGTGTGGATGTTCTAGAAGCAGCAGACCCAGAGATCTAAAGCGAGACTGGATCTGGGGTGGCTGCGGAGACAATCTCGAATACGGTTACAA ATTTACACAAGCATTCGTTGATGTGAAAGAACGTGAGCGAAGTTTTAAAAGAGGCAGTAGAGAACAAGGCAGAAGCTTAATGAATCTTCATAATAACGAAGCCGGACGCAGg GCTGTTATAAAACGGTCCAAAGTAACATGCAAGTGTCACGGAGTTTCTGGAAGTTGCAGCTTAATTACTTGCTGGCAGCAACTTGCTTCCTTCCGAGAAATTG GTGATTTTCTCTTAGATAAATATGATGGAGCAACAGAAGTGAGAGTAAATAGACGTGGGCGTCTGTCTATGCGAGATCCAAGATTTTCGTTACCTACTGCGAATGATCTAGTTTATTTGGATGAATCTCCGAACTATTGTCTTCCTAATGAAACACTTGGATCGTTag gtACGCACGGAAGAATTTGCAACAGAACATCATCCGGTATGGATGGATGTAATCTTCTTTGCTGCGGTCGAGGATATAACACACAAAAATCAACCATTAGAGAACGATGCGAGTGCAAATTTCATTGGTGTTGTTTCGTTGAATGCAAAACTTGTGTTAAAAGCGTAGATATTCATacttgcaaataa
- the LOC132906212 gene encoding PHD finger protein 12 isoform X2 produces MGTVEYGFPMIGGLMPQIQALIAPPVSEDSKTAKNKKDKEEKKHPYFKRRGRGHNHDICDACRDGGELICCDKCPASYHLQCHYPAVDPADIPNGEWLCYACRCASKRNLLDTKGNEKNKKKSALEVLALAASLVNPREFELPKELQLPIMFPGSNKVDYVSGRRGKQQSGSNNGKSHCLDNNLMVPLPARLCFECGRSCRKAPLIACDYCPLYFHQDCLDPPLTAFPIGRWMCPNHPNHFIDQNLLTSCRVTERIKLWDKYANQRIDQHAVKLDFLRKARAANPLFRTKIKLEGRTRVKVPCSVKFHYEHPPELDPVQFYHDAVIRPVIKNIKVQDVEDNDNKLPKVEKENTKVQKLEESMEVEKEIEENNEIKDESNQEDTSSIKYEENVEQENVTESSCNDDISTEYYSEKFGYDVKEGIQLLERPVLEALALQRLEQILDPDGENYNIINCQTRARAALFSLNHKPKPPTFMVHKTLTIGSGPNCDLVLSNYGNCSFTSSKHAIIFFDESTKRYELLNYSEYGTVVDNVLYSCNYTGVVEEIKEETDDKFQLITKEQDTTEAVKAIIREKVLTQKQIEKKRVLCKCNLTRSETKNKDHLEEGWEGSAIVAHGSTLAFGCLMFVFNTINAHLER; encoded by the exons ATGGGTACTGTAGAATATGGTTTTCCAATGATCGGTGGTTTAATGCCA CAAATTCAAGCTCTTATAGCACCACCTGTATCAGAAGATTCTAAAacagcaaaaaataaaaaggacaaagaagaaaaaaagcatCCGTATTTTAAAAGAAGAGGACGTGGCCACAATCATGATATCTGTGATGCTTGTCGAGATGGAGGAGAACTTATATGTTGTGACAAATGCCCTGCATCATATCATTTGCAATGCCA TTATCCAGCAGTGGATCCAGCAGATATTCCTAATGGAGAATGGTTGTGTTATGCTTGCCGATGTGCATCAAAAAGAAATCTGTTAGATACtaaaggaaatgaaaagaataaaaaaaaatctgcaTTAGAAGTATTAGCTCTGGCGGCATCTTTAGTTAATCCCAGAGAATTTGAATTGCCTAAAGAATTGCAATTACCAATTATGTTCCCTGGTAGTAATAAAGTAGATTATGTTTCAGGTAGAAGAGGAAAACAACAAAGTGGAAgtaataatg GGAAAAGTCACTGtttagataataatttaatggtACCTTTACCAGCACGTTTGTGCTTTGAGTGTGGTCGTAGTTGCAGAAAAGCACCATTAATTGCATGTGATTATTGTCcattatattttcatcaaGATTGTTTAGACCCACCACTCACTGCTTTTCCAATTGGAAGATGGATGTGTCCTAATCATCCAAATCATTTCATagatcaaaatttattaacctCATGTAGAGTGACAGAACGTATTAAACTTTGGGATAAATATGCCAATCAACGTATAGATCAACATGCagtaaaattagattttttacGTAAAGCGCGTGCTGCAAATCCACTCTTTCGAACAAAGATCAAATTAGAAGGTCGAACAAGAGTAAAGGTACCTTgttctgtaaaatttcattatgaaCACCCACCAGAATTAGATCctgtacaattttatcatgATGCTGTCATAAGACCagtgattaaaaatattaaagtgcAGGATGTGGAAGATAATGATAACAAACTCCCtaaagtagaaaaagaaaatacaaaagtgCAAAAATTGGAAGAATCAATGGAAGTAGAAAAGGAGATTGAagaaaacaatgaaataaagGATGAAAGTAATCAAGAAGATACAAGTAGCATTAAATATGAGGAAAATGTGGAACAAGAAAATGTAACTGAAAGTAGTTGTAATGATGACATTAGTACTGAATATTATTCAGAGAAGTTTGGTTATGATGTAAAAGAAGGTATACAGTTACTTGAAAGACCAGTTTTAGAAGCATTGGCATTACAACGATTAGAACAAATTTTAGATCCAGATggagaaaattataacataattaattGCCAAACAAGGGCTAGAGCGGcattgttttctttaaatcaCAAACCTAAACCACCAACTTTTATGGTTCATAAAACACTTACTATTGGAAGTGGACCAAATTGTGATTTAGTTTTATCTAATTATGGTAACTGTAGCTTTACATCTTCAAAACACGCTATTATTTTTTTCGACGAG AGTACCAAAcgttatgaattattaaactaTAGTGAATATGGAACAGTAGTTGATAATGTACTATATTCCTGTAACTATACAGGCGTCGTAgaagagataaaagaagaaactgatGATAAATTCCAATTAATAACTAAGGAACAAGATACAACAGAAGCAGTAAAGGCTATAATAAGAGAAAAGGTTCTGACTCAAAAACaaatagagaagaaaagagtatTATGTAAATGTAACTTGACAAGgtctgaaacaaaaaataaagatcactTAGAAGAAGGGTGGGAAGGAAGTGCTATTGTTGCTCACGGATCGACACTGGCATTTGGATGCCTaatgtttgtatttaatacGATAAATGCACATTTAGAACGATGA